One region of Citrus sinensis cultivar Valencia sweet orange chromosome 6, DVS_A1.0, whole genome shotgun sequence genomic DNA includes:
- the LOC102607076 gene encoding pto-interacting protein 1-like yields the protein MWFFGFSTNRPANLWIFGAILLVILLLIVLKKMARYLEPQASFTSEKDIETESEEDYDTSNSQKIYTSCCNAGGIRTYALEELKMATNDFRIRIGVGATSFVYLAELGDGNFGAVKRVMEERGGSRKIFLDEVSVLLRVSHPNLVGLLGFCLEKGEQLLLLEYVANKCLFDRMHTYYGQSLGVLSWSNRLSIALDIARALEYLHSQADPPIIHRDIKSSNILLIDDNHAKLADFGLCKLGPFSDPNGPKRQTSIKGSFGYVDTNYLNTGLVSTKSDVYSFGVLLLELITGLKSIQGSVTLAEWTEECRRNKNVEVSAQMLDPKLNGDANMEQLRVLVDLANSALVENCEARPNMSSIADRILSCMEPQLQLELPV from the exons ATGTGGTTCTTTGGATTCTCCACAAATAGGCCAGCAAATTTGTGGATTTTTGGGGCAATTCTGCTTGTAATCCTTCTCTTAATAGTTTTGAAGAAGATGGCTAGGTACCTTGAACCTCAAGCAAGCTTCACTTCGGAGAAAGATATCGAAACCGAGTCGGAAGAAGATTACGACACGAGCAATTCACAGAAGATTTATACTTCGTGCTGCAATGCTGGTGGTATTAGGACTTATGCACTTGAAGAGCTGAAAATGGCTACTAATGATTTCAGAATTCGGATTGGGGTTGGGGCGACGTCGTTCGTATATCTCGCAGAGCTTGGAGATGGCAATTTCGGAGCTGTTAAGAGAGTCATGGAGGAAAGGGGTGGTAGCAGAAAGATTTTCCTTGATGAAGTCTCAGTTTTGCTCAGAGTTTCTCATCCAAATTTGGTGGGATTATTAGGTTTCTGCTTGGAAAAAG GAGAGCAACTTCTACTACTCGAATACGTAGCGAACAAGTGCCTATTCGACAGGATGCACACATACTACGGCCAATCTCTGGGCGTACTTTCGTGGTCAAATCGTTTGAGCATTGCCCTAGACATAGCTCGAGCTCTGGAGTATCTCCATTCACAAGCAGACCCTCCTATAATCCACAGAGACATAAAGTCTTCAAACATTCTCTTAATTGACGACAACCATGCCAAGCTTGCTGATTTTGGGCTTTGCAAATTAGGTCCATTTAGTGACCCAAATGGGCCCAAAAGACAAACAAGCATCAAAGGTTCATTTGGTTATGTGGACACTAATTATCTTAACACAGGCCTTGTGTCGACAAAGAGCGATGTTTATAGCTTTGGGGTGCTGCTTCTTGAGCTAATTACAGGGCTAAAATCAATTCAAGGTTCGGTAACGCTAGCCGAATGGACTGAAGAGTGTAggagaaataaaaatgttgaagTTTCGGCTCAAATGTTGGATCCAAAACTCAATGGAGATGCAAATATGGAGCAATTAAGAGTGTTGGTTGATCTTGCAAATTCCGCTCTTGTTGAAAATTGTGAAGCTAGACCCAATATGAGCAGCATCGCCGATAGAATTTTGAGTTGTATGGAACCTCAACTTCAGCTTGAATTGCCTGTATAA
- the LOC102612581 gene encoding uncharacterized protein LOC102612581 isoform X4, translated as MEESGRAVIGSRQSDLNKSFKLAIRSLLTTCSKEEFGKAFDRFSSSEQNSLHRLFFQVGAALDTVEQFVEEQNLDPLFSEKTNVMDVVCDLTTAKKNEICYLTCILERVEEQNRLLKARLELLKKGRQDFSGMTEVVEKLRSGIAYYGTYNNGFHDPELMG; from the exons ATGGAGGAATCGGGTCGTGCTGTAATCGGGTCGAGGCAATCGGATCTCAACAAGTCCTTTAAGCTGGCCATTCGTTCTCTTCTTACTACCTGCTCCAAAGAG gaatttggTAAAGCATTTGATAGGTTTAGTAGCTCCGAGCAAAACTCTCTACACCGTCTATTTTTCCAG GTGGGAGCCGCTCTTGATACTGTAGAGCAATTCGTGGAAGAACAAAATCTGGATCCCTTGTTTTCAGAGAA GACAAATGTGATGGATGTTGTATGCGATCTGACAACAGCAAAGAAGAATGAGATCTGCTACTTGACATGTATTCTGGAAAGG GTGGAAGAACAGAATCGCCTCCTTAAAGCACGTCTTGAACTACTTAAGAAAGGAAGGCAAGATTTTTCGGGCATGACAGAGGTTGTTGAGAAG TTGAGAAGTGGGATAGCATACTACGGAACATACAATAATGGTTTTCATGATCCAGAATTAATGGGTTAA
- the LOC102612581 gene encoding uncharacterized protein LOC102612581 isoform X1, translating into MEESGRAVIGSRQSDLNKSFKLAIRSLLTTCSKEEFGKAFDRFSSSEQNSLHRLFFQVITSLHENIENEFESLCLETQVGAALDTVEQFVEEQNLDPLFSEKTNVMDVVCDLTTAKKNEICYLTCILERVEEQNRLLKARLELLKKGRQDFSGMTEVVEKLQLRSGIAYYGTYNNGFHDPELMG; encoded by the exons ATGGAGGAATCGGGTCGTGCTGTAATCGGGTCGAGGCAATCGGATCTCAACAAGTCCTTTAAGCTGGCCATTCGTTCTCTTCTTACTACCTGCTCCAAAGAG gaatttggTAAAGCATTTGATAGGTTTAGTAGCTCCGAGCAAAACTCTCTACACCGTCTATTTTTCCAG GTCATTACTTCATTGCATGAAAACATTGAG AATGAATTTGAATCTTTGTGCCTTGAAACACAG GTGGGAGCCGCTCTTGATACTGTAGAGCAATTCGTGGAAGAACAAAATCTGGATCCCTTGTTTTCAGAGAA GACAAATGTGATGGATGTTGTATGCGATCTGACAACAGCAAAGAAGAATGAGATCTGCTACTTGACATGTATTCTGGAAAGG GTGGAAGAACAGAATCGCCTCCTTAAAGCACGTCTTGAACTACTTAAGAAAGGAAGGCAAGATTTTTCGGGCATGACAGAGGTTGTTGAGAAG TTACAGTTGAGAAGTGGGATAGCATACTACGGAACATACAATAATGGTTTTCATGATCCAGAATTAATGGGTTAA
- the LOC102612581 gene encoding uncharacterized protein LOC102612581 isoform X2, which translates to MEESGRAVIGSRQSDLNKSFKLAIRSLLTTCSKEEFGKAFDRFSSSEQNSLHRLFFQVITSLHENIENEFESLCLETQVGAALDTVEQFVEEQNLDPLFSEKTNVMDVVCDLTTAKKNEICYLTCILERVEEQNRLLKARLELLKKGRQDFSGMTEVVEKLRSGIAYYGTYNNGFHDPELMG; encoded by the exons ATGGAGGAATCGGGTCGTGCTGTAATCGGGTCGAGGCAATCGGATCTCAACAAGTCCTTTAAGCTGGCCATTCGTTCTCTTCTTACTACCTGCTCCAAAGAG gaatttggTAAAGCATTTGATAGGTTTAGTAGCTCCGAGCAAAACTCTCTACACCGTCTATTTTTCCAG GTCATTACTTCATTGCATGAAAACATTGAG AATGAATTTGAATCTTTGTGCCTTGAAACACAG GTGGGAGCCGCTCTTGATACTGTAGAGCAATTCGTGGAAGAACAAAATCTGGATCCCTTGTTTTCAGAGAA GACAAATGTGATGGATGTTGTATGCGATCTGACAACAGCAAAGAAGAATGAGATCTGCTACTTGACATGTATTCTGGAAAGG GTGGAAGAACAGAATCGCCTCCTTAAAGCACGTCTTGAACTACTTAAGAAAGGAAGGCAAGATTTTTCGGGCATGACAGAGGTTGTTGAGAAG TTGAGAAGTGGGATAGCATACTACGGAACATACAATAATGGTTTTCATGATCCAGAATTAATGGGTTAA
- the CYP707A1 gene encoding abscisic acid 8'-hydroxylase 1-like, translating into MDFTFLFLLPFASICFILCFYLFLKFISSNGRNLPLPPGTLGWPYIGETFELYSQNPNVFFASKVKRYGSIFKTHILGCPCVMISSPEAAKFVLVTRAHLFKPTFPASKERMLGKQAIFFHQGDYHIKLRKLVLRAFMPEANKNIIPDIECIAKDSLQSWQGRLINTYQEMKIYTFNVALLSIFGKDEVLYREDLKRCYYILEKGYNSMPINLPGTLFHKSMKARKELAQIVAKIISTRRQMKLDHNDLLGSFMGDKEGLTDEQIADNIIGVIFAARDTTASVLTWIVKYLGENPGVLQAVTEEQEAIIKSKEKSGEEEVLSWADAKKMPITSRVIQETLRVASILSFTFREAVEDVEYEGYLIPKGWKVLPLFRNIHHSPEIFPDPEKFDPSRFEVSPKPNTFMPFGNGTHSCPGNELAKLEILVLLHHLTTKYRWTVVGTNTGIQYGPFALPMNGLPIRLAQKSKDKSEITIHNM; encoded by the exons ATGGATTTTACTTTCTTGTTTCTCTTACCATTTGCTTCCATTTGCTTCATCCTCtgcttttatttgtttctcaaGTTCATTTCCTCAAACGGAAGAAATTTGCCTCTCCCTCCAGGCACCTTAGGCTGGCCTTATATTGGAGAAACCTTTGAGCTCTATTCTCAAAACCCAAATGTGTTCTTTGCTTCCAAAGTGAAAAG GTATGGTTCTATCTTCAAGACTCACATATTGGGATGTCCTTGCGTAATGATTTCGAGCCCGGAGGCTGCAAAATTTGTGCTTGTAACAAGAGCTCATCTTTTCAAGCCAACATTTCCAGCTAGCAAAGAAAGGATGTTAGGGAAACAAGCCATATTCTTTCACCAAGGAGACTACCATATCAAGCTCAGGAAGCTTGTTCTTCGCGCTTTCATGCCCGAAGCCAACAAGAACATCATCCCCGATATCGAATGCATAGCTAAAGATTCTCTCCAGTCATGGCAGGGGAGGTTGATCAACACTTAccaagaaatgaaaata TATACTTTCAATGTTGCACTGCTCTCCATATTTGGAAAAGACGAAGTGCTATACAGAGAAGATCTGAAAAGGTGCTATTACATTCTAGAAAAGGGTTACAATTCAATGCCAATCAATCTTCCAGGAACACTCTTCCACAAATCAATGAAAGCCAGAAAAGAATTGGCTCAAATTGTGGCAAAAATCATCTCAACAAGAAGACAAATGAAGCTTGATCACAATGACTTGCTTGGATCTTTCATGGGTGACAAAGAAGGCCTCACTGATGAGCAGATAGCAGATAACATAATCGGTGTTATTTTCGCTGCCCGTGACACCACCGCAAGCGTGTTGACTTGGATTGTCAAATACCTCGGCGAAAACCCCGGTGTCCTACAAGCTGTCACG GAAGAGCAAGAGGCCATAATAAAGAGTAAAGAAAAGAGTGGTGAGGAGGAAGTTCTGAGTTGGGCAGATGCAAAGAAGATGCCAATAACTTCTAGAGTCATTCAGGAGACTCTCAGAGTTGCTTCAATcttatcttttacttttagAGAAGCTGTGGAAGATGTTGAATATGAAG GGTACCTCATACCAAAAGGGTGGAAAGTTTTGCCTCTTTTCAGAAACATTCATCACAGCCCAGAAATTTTCCCAGACCCTGAAAAATTTGACCCCTCGAGATTTGAg GTATCTCCAAAGCCAAATACGTTCATGCCATTTGGGAACGGGACGCATTCATGTCCAGGGAATGAGTTAGCCAAGCTAGAAATTTTGGTGCTTCTTCATCATCTGACTACAAAGTACAG ATGGACAGTGGTGGGCACAAATACTGGAATCCAATATGGCCCTTTTGCCCTTCCTATGAATGGATTGCCCATCAGATTAGCCCAAAAGTCAAAGGACAAGTCCGAAATCACAATTCACAACATGTAA
- the LOC102612581 gene encoding uncharacterized protein LOC102612581 isoform X3 → MEESGRAVIGSRQSDLNKSFKLAIRSLLTTCSKEEFGKAFDRFSSSEQNSLHRLFFQVGAALDTVEQFVEEQNLDPLFSEKTNVMDVVCDLTTAKKNEICYLTCILERVEEQNRLLKARLELLKKGRQDFSGMTEVVEKLQLRSGIAYYGTYNNGFHDPELMG, encoded by the exons ATGGAGGAATCGGGTCGTGCTGTAATCGGGTCGAGGCAATCGGATCTCAACAAGTCCTTTAAGCTGGCCATTCGTTCTCTTCTTACTACCTGCTCCAAAGAG gaatttggTAAAGCATTTGATAGGTTTAGTAGCTCCGAGCAAAACTCTCTACACCGTCTATTTTTCCAG GTGGGAGCCGCTCTTGATACTGTAGAGCAATTCGTGGAAGAACAAAATCTGGATCCCTTGTTTTCAGAGAA GACAAATGTGATGGATGTTGTATGCGATCTGACAACAGCAAAGAAGAATGAGATCTGCTACTTGACATGTATTCTGGAAAGG GTGGAAGAACAGAATCGCCTCCTTAAAGCACGTCTTGAACTACTTAAGAAAGGAAGGCAAGATTTTTCGGGCATGACAGAGGTTGTTGAGAAG TTACAGTTGAGAAGTGGGATAGCATACTACGGAACATACAATAATGGTTTTCATGATCCAGAATTAATGGGTTAA